The Bacteroidia bacterium genome includes a region encoding these proteins:
- a CDS encoding CHAT domain-containing protein, giving the protein MKSIRALFFLIILLKSGICLPQGDVNLINDYKEKVKKLFKAHDQLDSISYYLEEIIRIGSKNNYYDDYMFALIASTNISYIQEDYESMKCYALLSLNEGNKKIQSKNKYYGSISNNLGTYYSTIGDLKKAIFYTSKAVEFYSNSTRNRESFIYLMISLENLGIHYGDQGDIEKAVPFYKRVISLVEDSLNQEDNTYFLESIISCNYNIAIDYFSEGKVEESIFYYLKNLELFKKFRITDERLLIKNYISLANSYRSIKRFEKSFKNLELAKLYQDKYFRSHGQVPREENHFNVLAQNLADVGDFQNAIINSKKSIESCLETFPQKKGNPTCGDLYAILGEIYDKAGDIHNSLKYNHVALNYYSNSGNHTGNYHIKIPHSEFEIISQYLLEIVINKIFGLKKLYNFEGETLNLSSAYLYSQLLIQLSDRYRKQLQTLDAQLFISNELRPAFEQAIEIALKLHEITGEENYLEEAFKIAEKSKAVLLANSLNDTYAKYSGGVPDTLLSKERELKANLSFYKNQIFKERNKDEGIDSFKIDRWERKIFQLEREQENFTDILAESYPDYHLFLNQAENTNIKDLQKGLNSNTLLVEFFAGDSSLFIFYLDKQRLRYKVISSPENVYKHIEEFSKEFRVEGEDTQSFSDFKNSAFSLFDELIAEQISAFEKLIFIPDGQLGKIPFEFLLTNKENSASFKNLAYLGNSIDMQYAYSAKILFQDPLKRNRKVAPKIWGGFAPYFEGEKRLVFNGQEVEEINSIMQGDIFLDKEANLENTKSVIDQYKILHFATHGYSQMERPMYSRIEFTYQDSLEDGVFYAHDLMNHKINADLVVLSACETGEGKVAKGEGIMSFAWAFRYAGAPSILMSLWKAESSVSQRIMLSFYSYLKEGKSKTEALRLAKQDYIQNPIAGRAHPKYWANFILIGDDAPIFIDPRVKWVCLAGLLLFIGLVLQLFFSPSSKNV; this is encoded by the coding sequence ATGAAGAGTATCAGAGCTCTTTTCTTTTTAATAATTCTTTTAAAATCTGGCATTTGTCTACCTCAAGGTGATGTCAATCTAATCAACGATTACAAAGAAAAAGTTAAAAAGTTGTTTAAAGCCCATGATCAATTAGATAGTATTAGTTATTACCTAGAAGAAATAATCAGGATAGGATCAAAAAATAATTATTATGATGACTATATGTTCGCTTTAATTGCAAGTACTAACATTTCATATATCCAAGAAGATTATGAATCTATGAAATGTTATGCTCTATTAAGTTTAAACGAAGGAAACAAAAAAATTCAATCGAAAAATAAATACTATGGGTCAATTTCTAATAATTTAGGGACATATTACTCTACTATAGGGGATTTAAAGAAGGCAATTTTTTACACTTCTAAGGCAGTAGAGTTTTATTCTAACTCAACTCGTAACCGAGAATCGTTTATATATTTGATGATCTCATTAGAAAATTTAGGAATACATTATGGAGATCAAGGAGATATCGAAAAAGCAGTCCCATTTTATAAACGAGTAATTTCATTAGTTGAAGACTCATTGAATCAAGAAGACAATACTTATTTCTTAGAGTCCATAATATCATGTAATTATAATATTGCGATAGACTATTTTTCAGAAGGAAAAGTAGAGGAGTCAATATTTTATTACCTTAAAAATCTAGAGCTGTTCAAAAAATTTAGAATTACAGACGAAAGGCTTTTAATAAAGAACTATATAAGTCTTGCAAATAGCTATAGAAGCATCAAACGTTTTGAGAAAAGCTTCAAAAACCTAGAACTCGCAAAACTTTATCAGGATAAGTATTTTCGGTCTCACGGCCAAGTACCACGAGAAGAAAATCATTTTAATGTTTTAGCTCAAAATCTAGCTGATGTTGGAGATTTCCAAAATGCAATAATAAATAGCAAAAAATCTATTGAAAGTTGTTTGGAAACATTTCCTCAAAAAAAGGGGAATCCAACATGTGGCGATCTTTATGCAATACTTGGAGAAATTTATGACAAAGCTGGGGACATTCATAATTCTCTGAAATACAATCATGTCGCGCTGAATTACTATTCTAATTCTGGAAATCATACAGGAAATTATCACATTAAAATCCCACATTCCGAATTTGAAATTATCTCTCAATATCTCCTTGAGATTGTAATAAATAAAATTTTTGGCTTAAAAAAACTTTACAATTTTGAAGGAGAGACATTAAATCTTTCAAGTGCGTATTTGTATTCCCAACTTCTTATCCAGCTTTCTGACCGGTATCGTAAACAACTTCAAACTTTAGATGCTCAACTATTCATTTCTAATGAGTTACGCCCAGCCTTTGAACAAGCCATAGAAATAGCTTTAAAGCTTCATGAAATAACAGGAGAAGAAAATTATCTGGAAGAAGCTTTCAAAATTGCTGAAAAGAGTAAAGCAGTATTGCTTGCGAATTCACTAAATGATACTTACGCAAAGTATTCAGGGGGAGTACCCGATACCTTATTATCTAAAGAAAGAGAACTCAAAGCCAATCTTTCCTTTTATAAAAATCAAATCTTCAAGGAAAGAAATAAGGATGAAGGAATTGATTCCTTTAAAATTGATCGCTGGGAGAGAAAGATATTTCAACTGGAAAGAGAACAGGAAAACTTTACTGATATACTTGCTGAGAGCTATCCTGATTATCATCTTTTTCTAAACCAGGCAGAAAACACCAACATTAAAGATTTACAGAAGGGCTTGAATTCAAATACCTTATTAGTCGAATTTTTTGCAGGAGATAGCTCACTCTTTATTTTCTATTTAGACAAACAAAGGCTGCGTTATAAGGTAATTTCTTCTCCAGAAAACGTTTATAAGCATATAGAAGAATTCAGCAAAGAATTTCGAGTAGAAGGAGAGGACACTCAAAGTTTTTCAGATTTTAAAAATTCTGCCTTTTCTTTATTTGATGAGCTAATCGCTGAACAAATCTCTGCTTTTGAAAAGCTTATCTTCATTCCGGATGGACAATTGGGCAAAATTCCTTTTGAGTTTCTTCTTACTAATAAAGAGAACTCAGCTTCTTTTAAAAATCTGGCATATTTAGGTAATAGTATTGATATGCAATACGCATATTCTGCAAAAATACTGTTCCAGGATCCATTGAAAAGAAACAGGAAAGTTGCTCCTAAAATCTGGGGCGGCTTCGCACCTTATTTTGAAGGGGAAAAAAGACTGGTATTCAATGGGCAGGAGGTCGAAGAAATAAATTCCATAATGCAAGGGGATATTTTTCTCGATAAAGAAGCAAATCTGGAAAATACGAAGTCAGTTATAGATCAATACAAGATTCTGCATTTCGCCACTCATGGCTATTCTCAAATGGAGAGACCCATGTATTCTCGCATTGAATTTACCTATCAAGACAGCCTTGAAGATGGGGTATTTTATGCACACGATCTAATGAATCATAAAATCAATGCAGATCTAGTAGTACTTTCCGCCTGCGAAACCGGAGAAGGGAAAGTAGCAAAAGGGGAGGGGATCATGAGTTTTGCCTGGGCTTTTCGCTATGCCGGAGCTCCCAGTATTTTGATGAGCCTCTGGAAAGCAGAAAGCAGCGTTTCCCAAAGAATCATGTTAAGTTTTTATAGCTACCTCAAAGAGGGAAAATCAAAAACCGAAGCTCTGAGACTGGCCAAGCAGGATTACATCCAAAATCCTATTGCTGGAAGAGCACATCCCAAATACTGGGCGAATTTCATTCTCATCGGAGATGATGCGCCGATATTTATTGATCCAAGAGTGAAGTGGGTATGTTTAGCAGGTCTGCTACTTTTTATTGGGCTTGTTCTGCAGCTATTCTTTAGCCCTTCAAGTAAAAATGTTTGA
- a CDS encoding sigma-70 family RNA polymerase sigma factor: protein MDKFLPYINLFDESLSISLSPRINGKSVFSEEMYYIDSLVRKQAVMGTGKKLGGKDLKLIAQIRSGGLERERAMSILFKKFKHFVHRGMGRFKLNEIEAQEVYMDSLLALSSAIERERFMGESKLSTYLFRIFENKSKNKVRDRMRNHVSHEWIEDIPGLPNMAQNILQEMIQEEEMDWLEKFLDKMGSRCRQILIMQEFQGYSMEEIAKELGLKSARAVSTSRYRCMEKLKAVLSSTKRINPNPKES from the coding sequence ATGGACAAGTTTCTACCTTATATCAATCTTTTTGACGAATCGCTTTCAATTAGTTTGAGCCCGCGCATAAATGGAAAGAGCGTATTTTCCGAAGAAATGTATTATATTGATTCTTTGGTTCGAAAGCAGGCTGTCATGGGTACGGGTAAAAAACTTGGGGGCAAGGATCTCAAACTTATTGCTCAAATAAGAAGTGGTGGGCTCGAGCGTGAGCGCGCCATGAGTATATTATTTAAAAAATTCAAGCATTTCGTTCATCGAGGCATGGGTCGATTTAAGCTAAATGAGATTGAGGCTCAGGAAGTTTACATGGATAGTCTTCTAGCTCTTTCTTCGGCGATTGAGAGAGAAAGGTTTATGGGAGAAAGTAAGCTCTCCACTTATTTATTCAGAATCTTCGAGAATAAATCAAAAAATAAGGTACGAGATCGAATGCGAAATCATGTATCTCATGAATGGATTGAGGACATACCTGGTCTCCCCAATATGGCTCAAAACATACTTCAAGAAATGATACAGGAAGAAGAAATGGATTGGCTCGAGAAATTTCTTGATAAAATGGGAAGTCGTTGTCGACAAATATTGATTATGCAAGAATTTCAAGGCTATTCCATGGAAGAAATTGCCAAAGAGTTGGGGCTAAAATCCGCTCGTGCCGTATCTACTTCCCGCTACCGCTGCATGGAAAAATTGAAAGCAGTCCTTAGTAGTACAAAACGCATCAACCCTAACCCAAAAGAATCATGA
- a CDS encoding cytochrome B — protein sequence MDTFANILKHAHSGFRWLVLGALLFAIVNALMKWQGGKEFKDSPDRKLNTIVAALVGVQFLIGLILFFVSPKVVFAAESMSSKVARFFLVEHSLMMLIAVVLISIGSGRAKKADTDAKKFKTTFIFFLIGLLIILLAIPWPWQGYGAGWS from the coding sequence ATGGACACTTTCGCCAATATTCTCAAACACGCCCATTCCGGATTTCGCTGGCTCGTACTCGGAGCTTTGTTATTCGCTATCGTCAATGCCTTGATGAAATGGCAAGGCGGCAAAGAATTTAAAGACTCTCCGGACCGCAAACTGAATACGATCGTTGCCGCTCTGGTAGGTGTACAGTTCCTCATTGGACTGATTCTGTTTTTTGTGAGCCCCAAAGTTGTTTTTGCTGCGGAGTCTATGAGTAGCAAAGTGGCCCGCTTCTTTCTGGTTGAGCACTCGCTCATGATGCTGATCGCTGTTGTATTGATCTCTATAGGTTCAGGCAGAGCAAAGAAAGCTGATACAGATGCCAAGAAGTTCAAAACAACCTTTATTTTCTTTTTGATCGGCTTACTCATCATATTATTGGCTATTCCATGGCCCTGGCAGGGATATGGAGC
- a CDS encoding (2Fe-2S)-binding protein: MPTFSLSINKEKHSVEVDSGTPLLWVLREHLGLTGTKYGCGVSQCGACTVHLNGNPVRACVMPIDAIKADQEITTIEGLSEKGDHPLQKAWVEAQVPQCGYCQSGQIMQAANLLENNSKPSREEIISHMNGNLCRCGTYMRIMKAIEIASENMS; the protein is encoded by the coding sequence ATGCCTACATTTTCCCTTAGCATCAACAAAGAAAAACATAGTGTCGAAGTTGACTCGGGTACACCTTTACTCTGGGTCCTACGCGAACACCTGGGACTTACCGGCACCAAATACGGATGTGGTGTTTCCCAATGCGGGGCCTGCACCGTGCACCTAAACGGAAATCCTGTCCGTGCCTGTGTCATGCCGATAGATGCCATCAAAGCCGATCAGGAAATCACAACCATCGAAGGCTTATCCGAAAAAGGAGATCATCCTCTCCAGAAAGCCTGGGTAGAAGCCCAGGTTCCCCAATGCGGCTATTGTCAGTCTGGCCAAATCATGCAAGCGGCCAATCTGCTCGAAAACAATTCCAAGCCAAGTCGGGAAGAGATCATCAGCCATATGAATGGAAATCTCTGCCGCTGTGGAACCTATATGCGCATCATGAAAGCCATCGAAATTGCTTCTGAAAACATGTCTTAA
- a CDS encoding T9SS type A sorting domain-containing protein, with protein sequence MQIHFKFLRLSIFTFLIIISISLQGQILLAKVNKNRKKGGDPCQICNEPDIWLPNLIIEFKPNKFPFNINNVSLINASSILPNSNIGGSQPLGGANSTCNNFVFSNVKILSNGLIHPNQTIFANSQLLDSQGKITIGISMKANLCTNDRPNSNVELCSSYKVVLEKTEYNSLDQTSRIENLYGVLNNLDYEFECIYNNSTHQVLRNGFKNLATSNKILQENNIEETSIIKIYPNPCSKILNLTIKGTINLNSTFHLFDLSGKEHRLLPQRFTFLNKNNVLIDVSFLPKGPYLLKKYSGQKIEVVKFLKN encoded by the coding sequence ATGCAAATCCATTTTAAATTTTTGAGGCTCTCAATATTCACCTTTTTAATCATTATCTCTATAAGTCTTCAAGGTCAAATTCTACTAGCAAAAGTAAATAAAAATCGCAAAAAGGGTGGTGATCCGTGTCAAATTTGTAATGAACCTGATATTTGGCTTCCGAACCTAATAATTGAGTTTAAACCTAATAAATTCCCTTTTAATATCAACAATGTTTCATTAATCAATGCATCGTCTATTTTGCCAAATTCTAATATTGGAGGGAGCCAACCTTTAGGAGGTGCAAATAGCACTTGTAATAACTTTGTTTTTAGTAATGTGAAAATTCTATCTAATGGATTAATTCACCCAAATCAAACGATCTTCGCTAATTCTCAACTCCTAGATTCTCAAGGGAAAATCACAATAGGGATATCAATGAAAGCAAATCTTTGTACAAATGATCGCCCCAATTCAAATGTTGAATTATGCTCATCATATAAGGTAGTACTAGAGAAAACAGAATATAATTCACTTGATCAAACATCCCGTATTGAAAATTTATATGGGGTATTGAATAATCTAGATTACGAATTTGAATGCATTTATAACAACTCCACCCATCAAGTTTTAAGAAATGGATTTAAGAATTTAGCCACTAGTAACAAAATACTGCAAGAAAATAACATTGAAGAAACCTCAATTATAAAAATCTATCCAAATCCATGTTCCAAAATTCTAAATTTGACCATAAAAGGCACTATAAATTTAAATTCAACTTTCCACTTATTTGACTTATCAGGGAAAGAACATAGGCTGTTACCACAGCGTTTTACTTTCTTAAACAAAAATAATGTTTTAATAGACGTATCATTCTTACCTAAGGGACCATATTTGTTGAAAAAATACTCTGGTCAGAAAATAGAAGTAGTAAAATTTCTAAAAAATTAA
- a CDS encoding mercuric reductase encodes MQSYDHIILGTGQATGTLLGKLIPTGDSIAVIEGGKVGGSCVNYGCTPTKALVASAKSIYVAKRGEEFGFSTGPIEINYDRIRERMNSIRNGSSNGLTRWMENTPNVTLIREWGRFEGPKQIRVGEEVIEGKKIYINVGTRPFVPPIKGIEEVPWMDSGGVLDLEELPEHLIVIGGGYIGLEFSQIYRRFGSKVTLIQRNAQLMPREDKDIADAVEAFLKEEGIRILKGTNSLELRGKAGNIELDIEREGQKETIKGTHLLIATGRRPNSNTINLEAAGIKANEKGYIEVDDYCETNVKGVYALGDVNGHGAFTHTSVNDAEIVLDHMFGGTRSISQRIHIAGLFTDPPLGRVGMSEKEALAKGHKVLRAIRPMNRISRAKEMSEIKGFAKLLVDADTDLIIGVAILGVGGDEIINMFAAIMHSGIPCRKYREVVLVHPTVSELMPWALDGLQLVEA; translated from the coding sequence ATGCAATCCTACGACCACATCATCCTCGGTACCGGACAAGCCACCGGAACGCTACTCGGCAAACTTATCCCCACCGGCGACTCCATTGCCGTCATCGAAGGAGGAAAAGTAGGCGGTAGCTGTGTGAATTACGGCTGTACGCCCACCAAGGCTTTGGTAGCCAGTGCGAAGTCCATCTATGTTGCCAAGCGAGGCGAGGAATTTGGATTTAGCACAGGGCCCATAGAGATCAATTATGATCGCATACGCGAACGCATGAACAGTATCCGCAATGGCTCCAGCAATGGTTTGACTCGCTGGATGGAGAATACCCCCAATGTGACATTGATCCGTGAATGGGGGAGGTTCGAAGGTCCTAAGCAGATACGGGTGGGCGAGGAAGTCATCGAGGGTAAAAAGATTTACATCAATGTGGGTACTCGCCCCTTTGTTCCGCCCATCAAGGGCATAGAGGAGGTGCCCTGGATGGATAGCGGGGGTGTATTGGATTTGGAGGAATTGCCGGAACACCTGATTGTGATTGGGGGCGGTTATATCGGACTGGAGTTTTCTCAGATTTATAGACGCTTTGGTTCTAAGGTGACACTCATCCAGAGAAATGCTCAACTCATGCCCCGGGAAGACAAGGACATCGCGGATGCGGTCGAGGCTTTTCTGAAAGAGGAAGGAATAAGAATCTTGAAAGGAACAAATAGTCTGGAGCTAAGAGGCAAAGCAGGAAATATCGAACTCGACATAGAAAGAGAAGGGCAGAAAGAGACGATCAAAGGGACGCATCTCCTCATTGCTACCGGACGCAGACCCAATAGCAATACGATCAATCTGGAAGCTGCAGGAATCAAGGCTAATGAGAAAGGTTATATCGAAGTCGATGATTATTGCGAGACGAATGTAAAAGGTGTCTATGCCCTGGGAGATGTGAATGGTCATGGAGCTTTTACCCATACCTCAGTCAATGATGCCGAAATCGTGCTCGACCATATGTTTGGTGGGACGCGGAGTATATCCCAACGCATACACATTGCCGGACTCTTTACCGATCCTCCTTTGGGTCGGGTAGGCATGTCTGAGAAAGAAGCTTTAGCCAAAGGGCATAAAGTGCTGCGCGCCATACGGCCCATGAACCGCATCAGCCGGGCCAAGGAAATGAGTGAAATCAAGGGCTTTGCCAAACTGCTGGTAGATGCAGATACAGACCTCATCATTGGCGTAGCCATTCTGGGCGTAGGGGGAGATGAGATCATCAATATGTTTGCCGCCATCATGCATAGCGGTATCCCCTGCCGAAAATATCGGGAAGTCGTGCTGGTCCATCCCACGGTCTCGGAATTGATGCCCTGGGCGCTGGATGGTCTGCAATTGGTCGAAGCCTAG
- a CDS encoding molybdopterin cofactor-binding domain-containing protein, with protein sequence MKNSNSHTQSRRKFLKNSSGVALFIGASGLIPSWVACKDVKAINKQLEMHRLTAWVQLAEDGSLTIFNPGAEMGQGSMTALPLIFAEEMDADWSKVKVAFSPQEAEIYGSEYWSSRRKIMLSAGSRTTTGYYPVLRKAGAQARHVLMHSAAKKWEVDIAELSTKPGKVLHSASGKEMGYGEILPFLQMPDELPEFSEADLTDPKDFRLIGKDVPRTDIPEKVDGSAKFAIDVRLPNMLYGVYERGKLHGSKPSLQNQTEIEAMPGVVKIVEIEYAIGVIAERLEQALAAKKALKIDWSEATASGFNSQEAYAAYEKIASSNKKGDVVRDIGNFRQAKAQSAKTYTADFKNDYVYHAQMEPLNSVIQVAEDGQSAEVWVGSQQGFTPKMGVPKALGIPPENVKVNLMYLGGGLGRRSLTDFITECAFLAKEVAPRPVKLMWTREDDLTYGCYRPLSLQRLTATTDKDGNLTGLSHYVIGDGPNLTSSGILNEYYDIPNKYYELREKEEGIRLKHWRSVGHSPNKFAIESMIDRVAHDQGVDPVEYRRRLMQKFPKALASLEKAAEIANWENSSTQARAKGVAFLERSGTLSTGICEISVDESTGKIRVHHFWSAHDAGVIVQPDIVKAQIEGGIIMGMSSVFSEQLTIQNGEIQQSNFHDYQLLRMADMPESIETALIDSTERPMGVGESSTPLVACAVANAFFSLTGKRLQHLPFTPERVLEALKS encoded by the coding sequence ATGAAAAATTCAAACTCTCATACCCAAAGCCGGAGAAAGTTTCTGAAGAACAGTTCCGGAGTCGCGCTCTTTATAGGAGCTTCAGGTCTCATCCCTTCCTGGGTCGCCTGCAAGGATGTCAAAGCCATCAATAAGCAATTGGAAATGCACAGGCTCACGGCCTGGGTCCAATTAGCCGAAGACGGTTCACTTACCATCTTCAATCCCGGAGCCGAAATGGGGCAGGGTTCCATGACCGCCCTTCCTTTGATTTTTGCAGAGGAGATGGATGCGGATTGGTCGAAAGTAAAGGTCGCTTTTTCGCCCCAGGAAGCAGAAATTTATGGTTCAGAATACTGGAGCTCGCGAAGGAAAATCATGCTCTCGGCAGGTAGTCGAACTACCACCGGTTATTATCCCGTCTTGCGCAAAGCCGGTGCACAAGCTCGACATGTCCTGATGCATTCTGCCGCAAAAAAATGGGAAGTAGATATTGCCGAACTTAGCACTAAGCCGGGCAAAGTCCTTCATAGTGCTTCAGGAAAAGAAATGGGCTACGGAGAGATTCTTCCTTTTCTCCAAATGCCTGATGAACTTCCTGAGTTTTCAGAAGCGGACTTAACAGATCCCAAAGACTTCCGTTTGATCGGCAAGGATGTGCCTAGAACAGATATTCCTGAGAAAGTAGACGGTTCGGCCAAATTTGCCATAGATGTCCGTCTGCCCAATATGCTCTACGGAGTTTACGAAAGGGGCAAGCTACATGGATCAAAGCCCAGTCTACAGAATCAAACAGAAATTGAAGCCATGCCGGGCGTAGTGAAGATTGTAGAGATTGAGTATGCGATAGGGGTGATAGCGGAAAGACTGGAGCAAGCCCTGGCAGCCAAAAAGGCGCTCAAGATAGATTGGAGCGAAGCTACAGCTAGTGGATTCAATTCTCAGGAAGCTTATGCGGCCTACGAAAAAATTGCCAGCAGCAATAAAAAGGGAGATGTGGTCCGAGACATCGGGAACTTTCGTCAGGCAAAAGCACAATCCGCAAAAACCTATACGGCCGACTTTAAAAATGATTATGTCTATCACGCCCAGATGGAGCCCTTAAACTCTGTCATACAAGTAGCCGAAGACGGCCAATCCGCAGAAGTCTGGGTCGGCAGTCAGCAGGGTTTTACTCCCAAAATGGGCGTACCCAAAGCTTTGGGTATTCCCCCCGAAAATGTGAAAGTCAACCTCATGTATCTGGGAGGAGGCTTGGGCAGAAGATCCCTGACCGACTTCATCACCGAATGCGCTTTCCTCGCCAAAGAAGTGGCTCCCCGTCCCGTCAAACTCATGTGGACGCGAGAAGACGATTTGACCTATGGGTGCTACCGCCCTTTATCCCTGCAAAGACTAACTGCTACTACTGATAAAGACGGAAATCTCACCGGCCTTTCTCATTATGTGATTGGCGACGGTCCTAATCTGACCTCCAGCGGCATTTTGAACGAATACTATGACATCCCCAATAAATATTATGAGTTGCGGGAGAAAGAGGAGGGAATCCGCTTGAAACATTGGCGTTCCGTGGGACATAGCCCCAATAAATTTGCGATCGAGAGCATGATCGATAGAGTGGCCCATGATCAGGGTGTTGATCCGGTGGAATATCGCCGCCGACTCATGCAGAAATTTCCCAAAGCTTTGGCTAGCCTGGAAAAAGCCGCAGAAATAGCGAACTGGGAAAATTCCTCTACACAAGCTCGCGCCAAAGGAGTCGCCTTCCTAGAAAGAAGCGGCACCCTGAGTACGGGCATTTGTGAAATATCTGTGGATGAAAGTACGGGCAAAATCCGCGTACATCATTTCTGGTCGGCTCATGATGCGGGCGTGATTGTTCAACCCGATATTGTGAAAGCCCAGATAGAAGGCGGCATCATTATGGGCATGAGTTCGGTCTTTTCCGAACAGCTCACCATCCAAAATGGAGAAATCCAGCAAAGCAATTTCCACGACTACCAGCTTTTGCGGATGGCCGACATGCCAGAAAGCATAGAAACCGCTTTGATCGATTCGACCGAAAGGCCTATGGGAGTAGGGGAGTCCAGTACACCTTTGGTGGCTTGTGCCGTAGCCAATGCTTTCTTTAGTTTGACGGGAAAACGCTTGCAGCATTTGCCCTTCACGCCCGAAAGAGTTTTGGAAGCCTTAAAGAGCTAG